Proteins encoded by one window of Thermodesulfovibrionales bacterium:
- the gmd gene encoding GDP-mannose 4,6-dehydratase, which translates to MKTALITGIRGQDGAYLSKFLLEKGYTVYGADRRSGGSSLWRLKELGIENDITIRYLDLLELTNVMHEIERIKPDEIYNLAAQSFVQASFEQPILTSDTDALGVLRLLEALRILSPATKFYQASTSEMFGRVLSVPQDERTPFYPRSPYGVAKVFGHWITVNYRESYKMFACSGILFNHESPLRGFEFITRKLTYSIARIRHGLQDRIVVGNLDSKRDWGYAPEYVAAMWTMLQQREADDYVIATHESHSVREFVEFAFKYAGYEVVWDGKGLEEKGIDGKTGKTLVEVSGEFFRPAEVDILVGDFSKAKKKLGWQPRVKFEELARIMVEADIKRVGIERDRR; encoded by the coding sequence ATGAAGACAGCGTTGATCACTGGCATCCGTGGACAGGACGGTGCATATCTTTCCAAGTTTCTCCTGGAGAAAGGGTATACCGTATATGGTGCCGACAGGAGAAGCGGAGGTTCGAGTCTCTGGAGGTTGAAAGAATTAGGGATAGAGAATGATATAACGATTCGTTATCTGGATCTCCTTGAATTGACAAATGTCATGCACGAGATCGAGAGAATAAAACCGGATGAGATCTACAACCTGGCGGCGCAGAGTTTTGTGCAGGCATCTTTTGAGCAGCCGATCCTGACGTCCGATACGGATGCTCTCGGGGTCTTGAGGCTCCTCGAGGCCTTGAGGATATTGAGTCCTGCTACGAAATTCTATCAGGCGTCTACGTCGGAGATGTTCGGAAGGGTCCTCTCGGTGCCTCAGGACGAGAGAACCCCGTTCTATCCGAGGAGTCCTTACGGCGTCGCAAAAGTCTTCGGACACTGGATAACGGTAAACTATCGGGAGTCCTACAAAATGTTTGCCTGTTCAGGGATACTCTTTAACCATGAATCGCCGTTACGGGGGTTTGAGTTTATTACCCGCAAATTGACTTACAGCATCGCCAGGATAAGACACGGACTTCAGGATAGGATTGTTGTGGGCAATCTCGACTCGAAGCGAGACTGGGGCTATGCACCGGAGTACGTCGCCGCCATGTGGACCATGCTGCAGCAGAGGGAGGCCGACGATTATGTCATAGCGACCCATGAGTCTCACTCGGTGAGAGAATTTGTTGAATTCGCCTTCAAGTATGCCGGGTATGAAGTGGTATGGGACGGCAAAGGTCTCGAAGAAAAAGGCATCGACGGAAAAACAGGCAAGACCCTCGTGGAAGTGTCAGGGGAATTCTTCAGGCCGGCTGAGGTAGATATTCTCGTAGGCGATTTTTCAAAAGCAAAGAAAAAGCTCGGGTGGCAGCCACGAGTCAAATTTGAGGAGCTTGCAAGAATAATGGTCGAGGCGGACATCAAGCGGGTCGGGATCGAAAGAGACCGCCGCTGA
- a CDS encoding glycosyltransferase family 1 protein, whose translation MRVLLNTKPLVFSKKTGIGYYIDNLYRALRESGEDVIPTLRSESLTFIGYLGMLSSRLRTLIGKRYPAFIGKMGDALIERLNKHEKHFDIYHETSLDLISEITIKSVCTIYDFSVVRYPEYFGKDFAKSVSPNVAKNASIAERIIVTTQFIKNEAVDLMNVPETKIDVIPLAPSATYYPVEKSASRPSEVNRFTEKDYILYVGTIEPRKNLKTLMRAFRQTRSRNDIALIIAGDFGWLYDDIIRYPEELGIRGDVIFTEYVDEKTLLYLYNYALFLVYPSLYEGFGLPPLEAMSCGVPVIISDIPPLTEVCGDAALAFDPSNHEDLADKMERLLSEETLRSALRLKGLHRANNYSWKKTALSTIQTYERAIGRR comes from the coding sequence ATGCGCGTCCTTCTCAACACAAAGCCGCTTGTTTTCTCGAAGAAAACGGGAATCGGGTATTATATCGATAACCTTTACCGGGCGCTCCGAGAATCCGGGGAAGACGTTATTCCGACCTTAAGATCGGAGTCATTAACGTTCATAGGCTATCTTGGAATGCTCTCTTCCCGATTACGGACACTCATCGGAAAGCGATACCCCGCCTTTATAGGAAAGATGGGAGATGCCCTCATCGAGCGTCTTAACAAGCACGAGAAGCATTTCGATATCTACCATGAGACAAGCCTTGACCTCATATCCGAAATTACGATAAAAAGTGTCTGTACTATTTATGATTTTTCGGTTGTCCGCTATCCTGAATATTTTGGGAAGGATTTTGCAAAAAGTGTAAGCCCGAATGTGGCGAAAAACGCGTCCATTGCTGAAAGAATTATCGTAACAACGCAATTCATAAAAAACGAGGCTGTGGACCTCATGAACGTGCCCGAGACTAAAATCGATGTCATCCCGCTCGCTCCTTCGGCGACCTATTATCCTGTCGAGAAATCGGCATCGCGACCTTCGGAAGTAAATAGATTTACCGAAAAAGACTATATCCTTTACGTCGGCACCATCGAGCCGAGAAAAAATCTCAAGACGCTCATGAGGGCCTTCAGGCAGACACGGTCGAGGAACGACATCGCTCTCATAATCGCGGGCGATTTTGGCTGGTTGTACGACGACATAATCCGCTATCCCGAGGAATTGGGCATTAGGGGAGATGTGATATTCACGGAATATGTCGATGAAAAAACCCTTCTCTATCTATACAATTACGCCCTGTTTCTTGTCTATCCGTCCCTCTATGAGGGTTTTGGCCTGCCCCCGCTCGAGGCGATGTCGTGCGGAGTACCGGTCATCATCTCGGATATCCCTCCTCTCACGGAAGTCTGTGGTGATGCGGCCCTGGCGTTTGATCCCTCTAATCACGAAGATCTTGCCGACAAGATGGAGAGACTCCTGTCAGAGGAGACTCTACGCTCTGCATTGCGCTTGAAAGGACTGCATCGGGCAAATAACTATTCATGGAAGAAAACGGCCCTATCCACTATCCAAACATACGAGAGGGCCATAGGGAGGAGGTAA
- a CDS encoding glycosyltransferase family 4 protein, translating to MKLLHLLYESKDDAFGIGGVGIRAYEIYHRLKDRHDITLLCKRYPGAVDGFREGLKHIFVGIESRSLMKTLLSYAFHASRFMKQRGSEFDLIVEEFSPAVPTFLSRYAERPVILQVQGYTGKKYFEKYNILFATALYCRERREPKQYKNLIFVSDVSRRRFDLSPSSDVRVISNGISAELLDLAIGESDYILYLGRIDIHHKGLDILIRAFQEVAFEFSKIRLVVAGDGRDRKKLSQLLTTLPERTRENIVLQGWVDGDEKESLISNALFLVVPSRYETQGIVALEAMACGKALITSDITELEYVRSSGAGIAFRSGDAGSLAAAMRNLLLSKDRALMGEKGRESVRELTWENIALRYEDFLHDVLRKHSA from the coding sequence ATGAAACTTCTCCATCTCCTCTATGAGAGCAAAGATGACGCATTCGGCATCGGCGGTGTCGGTATCAGGGCGTACGAGATTTATCATCGTTTAAAGGATCGTCATGACATAACCCTCTTATGCAAACGCTACCCGGGAGCCGTCGATGGATTCAGGGAGGGGCTGAAGCATATCTTTGTCGGCATCGAAAGCAGGAGCCTCATGAAAACGCTTCTCTCCTACGCCTTCCACGCCTCCCGGTTCATGAAACAGCGCGGCTCCGAATTTGATCTCATCGTCGAGGAATTCTCACCGGCCGTTCCGACCTTTCTCTCACGCTACGCTGAAAGGCCCGTCATACTGCAGGTCCAGGGGTACACCGGGAAAAAATACTTCGAGAAATACAACATCCTCTTTGCGACGGCGCTCTATTGTCGTGAGCGACGGGAACCTAAACAGTACAAAAATCTTATCTTTGTTTCGGACGTGTCGAGGAGGCGGTTCGACCTCTCCCCGTCCAGTGACGTAAGGGTCATATCCAACGGCATCTCGGCGGAGCTCCTCGATCTCGCGATAGGGGAGTCTGACTACATCCTGTACCTCGGTAGGATTGATATACACCACAAGGGACTCGATATCCTGATCAGGGCATTTCAAGAAGTGGCCTTTGAATTCTCGAAGATAAGACTCGTCGTTGCGGGAGACGGCCGTGACAGAAAGAAACTCTCGCAGCTCCTGACGACGCTGCCGGAGCGGACGAGGGAAAATATCGTCCTGCAGGGCTGGGTGGATGGCGACGAGAAGGAATCCCTTATCAGCAACGCGCTCTTCCTCGTCGTTCCCTCACGCTACGAAACTCAGGGCATTGTCGCCCTCGAGGCGATGGCCTGCGGCAAGGCGTTGATCACGAGCGACATCACGGAACTCGAGTATGTGAGATCGAGCGGAGCAGGCATTGCATTCAGGTCCGGAGACGCGGGCTCACTTGCGGCCGCAATGAGAAATCTCCTCTTGAGCAAGGACCGCGCCCTTATGGGTGAGAAGGGCAGGGAATCGGTACGAGAACTTACCTGGGAGAACATCGCTCTGCGCTACGAGGACTTTCTCCATGATGTCCTGAGAAAACATAGCGCGTGA
- a CDS encoding mannose-1-phosphate guanylyltransferase/mannose-6-phosphate isomerase, producing MKTIILAGGSGTRLWPLSRRNFPKQFLKLKGEKSLLQQTAERLLKLVRPEDIIIMTNNDYRFHVSADLDAISPALSKDMILEPAKRNTAPAIALALKYCIERMGCDADEVLFVSPSDHVVSPESRFIEYVRRAEEIARKGYIVTFGIKPLGPETGYGYIKTGERSEDFYRVARFTEKPDIETATRYLNDSSYLWNSGMFAFSVGTLMEAFKEHSPDIYGKMDSSFDNLLARFGEMPDISIDYAVLEKSDRVVTIPLDIFWNDIGSWDSLFEVLGKDRTGNAKVGDVVAIDTRDSMIMSDKRLIAAVGLENLLVVETDDAILITKRGDSQKVKEVVVLLQAQRRIEAVEHRTTYRPWGEYTVLEEGNRYKIKRIVVKPKEKLSLQMHHHRSEHWIVVQGTAKVTIDDREIFTHENESIYVPKSTPHRLENPGKVPLELIEVQNGEYVGEDDIQRFDDIYGR from the coding sequence GTGAAGACGATAATTCTTGCGGGCGGTAGTGGTACGCGCCTCTGGCCGCTGTCCCGGAGGAATTTTCCGAAGCAGTTCCTCAAACTCAAAGGCGAGAAATCCCTCCTCCAGCAGACCGCTGAGAGGCTTTTAAAGCTCGTCCGTCCGGAAGACATCATCATCATGACAAACAACGACTACAGGTTCCACGTCTCTGCCGATCTCGACGCCATCTCTCCCGCACTCTCGAAAGACATGATCCTTGAGCCGGCCAAGAGGAATACCGCCCCTGCAATCGCACTCGCGCTGAAATACTGTATAGAGAGGATGGGTTGTGATGCCGACGAGGTATTATTTGTCTCGCCTTCTGACCATGTCGTGAGTCCTGAGAGCAGGTTCATCGAGTATGTCAGGAGAGCGGAAGAGATCGCAAGAAAAGGTTATATCGTGACCTTCGGAATCAAGCCCCTCGGTCCTGAAACGGGATACGGGTATATCAAGACCGGCGAGCGGAGCGAAGACTTTTACCGAGTCGCGCGGTTTACGGAAAAACCCGACATCGAAACCGCCACCCGGTATCTGAACGACAGCAGCTATCTCTGGAACTCTGGGATGTTCGCCTTCAGTGTCGGCACACTCATGGAGGCCTTCAAGGAGCATTCACCCGACATATACGGAAAAATGGATTCATCCTTCGACAATCTCCTTGCACGTTTCGGGGAGATGCCCGATATCTCCATCGATTATGCCGTCCTCGAAAAGTCGGACCGGGTCGTGACGATCCCTCTTGACATTTTCTGGAATGACATCGGCTCCTGGGATTCCCTCTTCGAGGTGCTCGGCAAGGACCGCACCGGGAACGCGAAGGTAGGAGACGTTGTCGCCATCGACACGAGGGACTCGATGATCATGTCGGACAAAAGGTTGATAGCTGCCGTAGGACTCGAAAACCTCCTCGTGGTCGAGACAGACGATGCCATACTCATCACAAAGAGAGGAGACTCCCAGAAGGTGAAAGAGGTGGTTGTACTGCTTCAGGCCCAACGGAGGATAGAGGCGGTCGAGCATAGGACGACGTACAGGCCCTGGGGCGAATATACCGTCCTCGAAGAGGGGAACCGGTACAAAATAAAACGGATCGTGGTAAAACCGAAAGAGAAACTGAGCCTCCAGATGCATCACCACAGGAGCGAGCACTGGATTGTGGTTCAGGGCACCGCAAAAGTCACCATCGACGACCGCGAGATCTTTACGCACGAGAACGAGAGTATCTACGTCCCCAAATCAACCCCGCATAGACTCGAAAACCCGGGCAAGGTACCCCTTGAGTTAATCGAGGTTCAAAACGGCGAATATGTCGGTGAGGATGATATCCAGAGATTCGATGACATCTATGGAAGGTAG
- a CDS encoding molecular chaperone TorD family protein — protein MDGDDIDERASLYRLFSSLFVKEPDEELLVSMKSMFKMAFDDTEREIREDFGYLFLGHAGHLQPYESLYNYALGDRPRLWGTATGEVQGLYHSAGVMIDEEIDLIPDHVSAEFLFMSYLIENGLREEQRRFLDDHLFAWIPAYCDEMQKHARTTFYREVAGLLKEFVSSDSQELDDSGGE, from the coding sequence ATGGATGGCGACGACATCGATGAGCGGGCGTCTCTCTATAGGCTCTTTTCGTCCCTCTTCGTGAAAGAGCCCGATGAAGAACTCCTGGTCAGCATGAAATCGATGTTCAAGATGGCATTTGACGACACGGAGCGCGAAATCCGTGAGGATTTCGGTTATCTTTTCCTCGGGCATGCAGGTCATCTCCAGCCTTATGAATCCCTTTACAACTATGCCCTGGGGGACCGGCCGAGGCTCTGGGGGACCGCCACCGGAGAAGTTCAGGGGCTCTACCATTCAGCAGGCGTCATGATCGATGAAGAGATCGATCTCATCCCGGATCACGTGTCTGCGGAATTCCTCTTCATGAGCTATTTGATAGAGAACGGTCTCAGAGAGGAACAGAGACGGTTTCTCGACGACCATCTCTTCGCGTGGATACCCGCATACTGCGACGAGATGCAAAAGCATGCCCGAACGACCTTCTATCGCGAGGTTGCCGGGCTGCTCAAGGAATTTGTATCATCCGATTCGCAGGAACTCGACGACAGCGGAGGCGAGTAA
- a CDS encoding AtpZ/AtpI family protein, with protein sequence MPEKRGDKPLFKQLFEASTVGIQLVLSTFVGFAIGYFLDKAFKTSPWLTVIFLLLGIVSGFVELLKVARKQNGTRKEDR encoded by the coding sequence TTGCCCGAGAAACGGGGAGACAAACCGCTCTTCAAACAGCTCTTCGAGGCGAGCACCGTCGGGATCCAACTCGTCCTCTCGACATTCGTCGGGTTCGCCATCGGATACTTCCTCGATAAGGCATTCAAGACGTCTCCCTGGCTGACGGTAATCTTTCTCCTGCTCGGTATCGTCTCTGGATTCGTCGAACTCCTGAAGGTCGCAAGAAAACAGAATGGGACTCGCAAAGAGGATCGTTAA
- a CDS encoding PEP/pyruvate-binding domain-containing protein: protein MGRERDSDTSAFLPPKYGVLREVVRDYPSLLAGTDQLLIRLNAHRNGQEAVLEELRAYALKHFSIHDHHERGPEAVGVIISVFIEAMDSPHSHVRAAAADSLLFYLEKILEGAGPDIEKYAHVLSECFSRLSLLSGDGLLLLAANPHQVKKLGRQILDKKCGSLDIACYDELLSRCLLTTYDYWLKEEDLLTHCRDRIDFALTEKECGALEDLFYPVSHANLKELIIHVKDLKTTNVKDPRAYLEELLKLPGYMQVAGYYEDLIGLLPKTGDRERYHVLKMILLSRFLETRGLGSIHENTLREMSRTLVGIVKTENHRVREFLTESIGVLKKCFVTYPEATLYCIQAVGNEVFAQGDSNLVEWFIQNVISVGFQYPDVAGLTDEWQVRSNKNHLKNIRVWLELIENNPKWSKSLISALIINLRLGGVHINDTDLFQKDVTRVLESDIEPVYWFIKQLAQVFPVYFNEINAEGSLRDVSTALDVAAKNADPLVHFLRKYCHVESSSLIVDLIEETLTFFLTKDRSPLERFLPEDVYRQVSASGPYIDDMSTIFASLFKERGMHQVAELLGLDERDIRALVHAIPGVPQREKERACLAIKLYQLLYEKYRLSPQNIVEELRRFSTMGLPNSDALIAVLREGDTSQRLDEILKYLQLLKDIILSPERYEAVEDISRKRHIAAGIPSMYGKYSEKKFNALSLTFRLENLANILFEELTETFHYRFITRAALVRIDKCLHLFFRALRLDGIFSNRLDNMLELLTGALEEMRFSFSQYLDIFRGFSEGVQDILNTYYSGIHKTNLKNLILQLGQEKILPKYLDTHNGRNEFEFVNTVTERFLRDIVSGSFGLQQLDNFISRILRTLFEQAEGLDIRSLHLLLNYDPKKALSAVHVANKNTDDRIHLGNKGYNLVKLASLGIPVPPGFIITTEAFRCMPAISQFRPVRDHLHEGIGDQMGELEKLTGKKFGDPANPLLVSVRSGAAVSMPGMMNSFLNVGLHEAAVEGLIGQTGRPWFAWDCYRRFLQCWGMFFGIDRDIFDAIIDSFKRRYDVGVKIQFTPEQMREVAFAYRDAMKEHGVSVSDDPKTQLETAISLVFRSWNSEKAHTYREILGISEDWGTAVIVQAMVYGNLDSTSGTGVLFTRNPWGSGDRAMLWGDFTTGAQGEDVVSGLVKTLCISNEQRLIEERTSDVSLEDRFPEIYGVLLKIVKDLIYREKWGAQEIEFTFEGEKEENLYILQARDMAVTKKDSLTAFVPSAELTACYLSSGIGVGGSALSGRVVFDFYEMEKFRQEDPAVPLILIRADTVPDDIGYISAADGLLTARGGATSHAAIIAKKLGKTCIVGCSKLVVCEEEKKFRLNDRVISAGDFLSIDGRNGSVYLGSHRVEEIQFLTA, encoded by the coding sequence ATGGGTAGAGAAAGGGACTCAGATACTTCGGCATTCCTTCCCCCCAAATATGGAGTCTTGAGGGAAGTGGTCCGGGACTACCCTAGCCTCCTGGCGGGTACCGACCAATTACTCATCCGGTTGAATGCCCATAGGAACGGTCAGGAAGCGGTGCTCGAGGAACTCCGGGCATATGCCCTGAAACATTTCTCTATCCATGACCATCATGAGAGAGGGCCGGAAGCGGTCGGGGTTATTATCTCCGTTTTCATTGAGGCCATGGACTCTCCTCACAGTCACGTGCGGGCCGCCGCAGCGGACAGTCTCCTCTTTTACCTGGAGAAAATTCTTGAAGGGGCCGGCCCGGATATCGAGAAGTATGCGCATGTCCTTTCCGAATGTTTTTCCCGGCTCTCCCTGCTGTCGGGAGATGGTCTCCTGCTTCTCGCGGCGAACCCCCATCAGGTGAAGAAACTCGGTAGACAGATACTCGACAAGAAGTGCGGGAGTCTTGATATCGCCTGTTACGACGAATTACTTTCGCGGTGTCTCCTGACGACCTACGACTACTGGCTGAAGGAGGAAGATCTTTTGACGCACTGCCGAGACAGAATCGATTTCGCGCTCACGGAAAAGGAATGCGGCGCACTCGAGGATCTGTTTTATCCCGTATCTCATGCGAACCTGAAGGAGCTCATCATCCATGTGAAAGATCTGAAGACGACCAACGTGAAGGACCCCCGGGCATACCTGGAAGAGCTCTTGAAATTGCCCGGATATATGCAGGTGGCCGGTTATTACGAGGACCTCATCGGCCTTCTCCCCAAAACAGGGGATCGGGAGCGATACCACGTCTTAAAGATGATCCTGCTCTCGAGGTTTCTCGAAACGAGGGGGCTTGGGAGCATCCATGAAAATACGCTGAGGGAAATGAGCCGCACGCTCGTGGGGATCGTGAAGACCGAGAATCACCGTGTGAGGGAATTTCTGACAGAGTCCATCGGCGTCCTGAAAAAATGTTTCGTGACATACCCGGAGGCGACCCTCTACTGCATCCAAGCGGTCGGCAATGAGGTATTCGCGCAGGGTGACAGCAACCTCGTCGAATGGTTCATCCAGAACGTGATCTCTGTCGGTTTCCAGTATCCGGATGTGGCCGGCCTCACCGATGAGTGGCAAGTGAGGTCGAACAAGAACCATCTCAAGAATATCCGCGTCTGGCTCGAATTGATCGAGAATAACCCGAAGTGGTCGAAGTCCCTCATCTCGGCCCTGATCATTAATCTCAGACTCGGTGGTGTCCATATCAATGACACGGACCTCTTTCAGAAGGACGTCACGAGAGTCCTAGAGAGCGATATCGAGCCAGTCTACTGGTTTATCAAGCAACTGGCGCAGGTATTCCCTGTCTATTTCAATGAGATCAATGCCGAAGGATCTTTGCGGGACGTCTCGACGGCGCTCGATGTCGCAGCAAAAAACGCGGACCCTCTCGTCCATTTCCTGCGTAAATATTGCCATGTCGAGAGCAGTTCCCTCATCGTCGACCTCATCGAGGAAACGCTCACGTTCTTTCTGACAAAGGACAGGAGTCCCCTCGAACGGTTCTTGCCCGAGGATGTCTATCGTCAGGTCTCAGCCTCAGGCCCTTACATCGACGATATGAGCACGATCTTCGCCTCCCTTTTCAAGGAAAGGGGAATGCATCAGGTCGCCGAGCTCCTCGGCCTCGACGAGAGAGACATCCGCGCGCTCGTTCATGCGATACCGGGAGTCCCCCAGAGGGAGAAAGAGCGGGCGTGTCTCGCGATAAAGTTGTATCAGCTTCTCTACGAGAAGTACCGGCTGAGTCCGCAGAACATCGTTGAAGAGTTGAGGCGCTTCAGTACGATGGGACTGCCCAACAGCGATGCCCTCATCGCGGTCTTGCGGGAAGGCGATACCTCCCAGCGTCTCGATGAGATCCTGAAATACCTCCAGCTCCTGAAAGATATTATCCTTTCGCCGGAGCGGTATGAAGCCGTCGAAGACATATCCCGCAAAAGACATATCGCAGCCGGCATCCCCTCGATGTACGGAAAGTACAGCGAGAAGAAATTCAATGCCCTCTCTCTCACGTTCCGTCTCGAAAATCTCGCGAACATCCTCTTCGAGGAGCTGACAGAGACGTTTCATTACCGGTTCATCACCCGGGCCGCCCTCGTCAGGATCGACAAGTGCCTGCACCTCTTTTTCAGGGCCTTGCGGCTCGACGGAATATTCTCGAACAGGCTCGATAACATGTTGGAACTGCTCACCGGGGCATTGGAGGAGATGCGGTTTTCCTTCTCGCAGTATCTTGACATCTTCAGGGGATTTTCAGAGGGCGTGCAGGATATCCTGAACACGTACTACAGCGGTATTCACAAGACCAATCTGAAAAACCTGATCCTCCAATTGGGGCAGGAAAAGATACTGCCGAAATACCTCGACACCCATAACGGCAGGAATGAGTTCGAGTTCGTCAATACCGTGACAGAGCGGTTTCTCAGGGATATCGTATCCGGTTCCTTCGGGCTCCAGCAGCTGGACAATTTCATCAGCAGGATACTCAGGACCCTCTTCGAGCAGGCTGAGGGCCTCGACATCAGGAGTCTGCACCTCCTCCTGAATTACGACCCGAAGAAGGCCCTGTCCGCCGTGCATGTCGCAAATAAGAACACCGATGATCGCATCCATCTCGGAAACAAGGGATACAACCTCGTCAAACTCGCCTCACTCGGCATACCAGTCCCTCCCGGTTTCATCATCACGACCGAGGCCTTTCGTTGCATGCCGGCGATCTCGCAATTCAGGCCAGTCCGGGATCACCTCCATGAAGGAATCGGGGACCAGATGGGAGAGCTCGAAAAGCTGACAGGGAAGAAATTCGGAGACCCCGCCAATCCCCTTCTCGTATCAGTCAGAAGCGGTGCCGCGGTCTCGATGCCCGGCATGATGAATTCCTTCCTCAATGTGGGTCTCCACGAGGCTGCTGTCGAGGGGCTTATCGGGCAGACGGGCAGGCCATGGTTCGCATGGGACTGTTATCGGCGCTTTCTGCAGTGCTGGGGGATGTTTTTTGGCATAGACAGGGACATCTTCGACGCCATTATCGATTCGTTCAAGCGGAGGTACGACGTCGGCGTCAAGATTCAGTTCACGCCGGAGCAGATGAGAGAGGTTGCCTTCGCGTACCGGGATGCCATGAAAGAGCACGGGGTCTCTGTGAGTGACGACCCGAAGACCCAGCTTGAGACGGCGATCTCCCTCGTCTTTCGCTCATGGAATTCAGAGAAGGCCCACACCTACCGCGAGATCCTCGGAATCTCCGAAGACTGGGGAACCGCGGTTATCGTTCAGGCGATGGTATACGGAAATCTCGATTCCACTTCAGGTACGGGCGTCCTCTTTACCCGCAATCCGTGGGGTTCCGGCGACAGGGCGATGCTCTGGGGCGACTTCACGACGGGGGCGCAGGGGGAGGACGTTGTGTCGGGACTCGTGAAGACCCTCTGCATATCCAATGAGCAGAGACTCATCGAAGAACGGACGTCGGACGTCTCGCTCGAAGACCGATTCCCGGAGATATACGGCGTTCTCCTCAAGATCGTCAAGGATCTCATCTATCGGGAGAAGTGGGGGGCGCAGGAGATAGAGTTCACCTTTGAAGGCGAGAAGGAGGAGAATCTCTACATCCTGCAGGCCCGCGACATGGCTGTGACGAAGAAAGACAGTCTCACCGCTTTCGTCCCTTCGGCAGAGCTGACAGCATGCTATCTATCGAGCGGGATCGGGGTAGGCGGGAGCGCCCTCAGTGGAAGAGTCGTCTTTGATTTCTATGAAATGGAGAAATTCAGACAGGAGGACCCTGCCGTGCCGCTCATCTTGATCAGGGCGGATACCGTTCCTGACGACATCGGGTATATCTCGGCAGCGGACGGATTGCTCACCGCGCGCGGCGGCGCGACCTCTCACGCAGCCATCATCGCCAAGAAGCTTGGAAAGACCTGTATCGTCGGCTGCAGCAAGCTCGTCGTATGCGAAGAAGAAAAAAAATTCCGGTTGAACGACAGGGTGATCAGCGCAGGCGATTTTCTGAGCATCGACGGCAGGAACGGCTCGGTCTATCTCGGCAGTCACAGGGTGGAAGAGATACAGTTTCTGACGGCATAG